One genomic window of Prochlorococcus marinus CUG1416 includes the following:
- a CDS encoding lysophospholipid acyltransferase family protein produces MKNDIFQKLIYQLVSKLFVLPIYKCVFQGHLIGRENIPQKDSFIMVSNHGSLLDPPLLGHALGRNISFMAKAELFKIPFLGFVIKACGAYPVKRGIADKNTIKTACKKLSNNNSIGIFIDGTRQTNGRVNKPKQGAALLAFKNQKLLLPVAIVNSHRLIRFKFCIPFFSKIVIKVGKPIQPPQSSSRDHLNSVTMNLQANINNLIG; encoded by the coding sequence ATGAAAAATGATATTTTTCAAAAATTAATTTATCAATTAGTTAGCAAACTTTTTGTATTACCTATTTATAAATGTGTATTTCAAGGTCATTTAATAGGTAGAGAAAATATTCCGCAAAAAGATTCTTTTATAATGGTTTCTAATCATGGTTCTTTACTTGATCCTCCATTGTTAGGTCATGCTCTTGGACGCAATATATCCTTTATGGCTAAGGCAGAGCTTTTTAAAATACCTTTTCTTGGCTTCGTCATTAAGGCTTGTGGAGCGTATCCTGTAAAGAGGGGAATTGCTGATAAAAATACCATTAAAACAGCATGTAAAAAATTATCAAATAACAATTCTATTGGAATTTTTATTGATGGCACTCGTCAAACAAATGGGCGTGTTAATAAGCCAAAACAAGGTGCCGCATTATTAGCCTTTAAAAATCAAAAATTATTATTGCCTGTTGCAATAGTTAATTCACATAGACTCATAAGATTTAAATTTTGTATTCCTTTCTTCTCAAAAATAGTTATTAAAGTGGGAAAACCTATTCAACCTCCACAAAGCTCATCAAGAGATCATTTAAATTCTGTAACCATGAACCTTCAAGCTAATATTAATAATTTGATTGGATAA
- the fabD gene encoding ACP S-malonyltransferase, whose product MTVAWVFPGQGSQKIGMAKQIENLPNTKERFSYASKIFERNLYEICEFNSEPTNPLSDLNDTRNTQICLFLVESILLDALKANGFKPTYVAGHSLGEISALYCADVFSFEDCVSLIKVRSQLMVNAGKGSMAAVIGFDRNQLDLLVKKIDDIVIANDNSSSQVVLSGSNEALDNLSREISCKRFLKLNVSGAFHSPFMDEPSAKFAEYLKQIKFKNPSFPVISNYEPSLCSDPNELKMRLENQMCNGVRWRETMDLMAKDSDLHIVEIGPSNVLSGLGKRHLKEVKISQVSSSDQINY is encoded by the coding sequence ATGACAGTTGCATGGGTATTCCCTGGACAGGGATCGCAAAAAATTGGAATGGCAAAACAAATTGAAAATTTGCCCAACACAAAGGAGAGGTTTAGTTATGCTTCTAAGATATTTGAGAGAAATTTATATGAAATTTGTGAATTTAATTCTGAACCAACTAATCCTCTGAGTGATTTGAATGACACAAGAAATACACAAATTTGTCTTTTTTTAGTTGAATCGATTTTATTAGATGCCTTAAAGGCAAATGGTTTCAAACCAACTTATGTAGCTGGGCATAGTCTAGGAGAAATTTCGGCACTATACTGTGCGGATGTTTTTTCATTCGAAGATTGTGTATCACTAATAAAAGTAAGGTCTCAATTAATGGTAAATGCTGGGAAAGGATCTATGGCAGCTGTAATTGGTTTTGATAGAAATCAACTTGATTTATTAGTAAAAAAAATTGATGATATTGTAATTGCTAATGATAATAGCTCCTCCCAAGTTGTCTTATCAGGATCTAATGAAGCGTTAGATAATTTATCTAGAGAAATCTCTTGTAAAAGATTCCTGAAATTGAATGTTTCTGGTGCATTTCATTCGCCATTCATGGATGAGCCTTCAGCAAAATTTGCTGAGTATTTAAAACAGATTAAATTTAAAAATCCTTCTTTCCCAGTCATAAGTAATTATGAACCTTCACTTTGCAGCGATCCAAATGAGCTTAAGATGAGATTGGAAAATCAAATGTGTAATGGAGTGAGGTGGCGAGAAACTATGGATTTAATGGCAAAAGATAGTGATCTTCATATTGTTGAAATTGGCCCTTCAAATGTACTTAGCGGTTTAGGAAAAAGACATCTGAAGGAGGTGAAAATTTCTCAAGTTTCATCTTCTGATCAAATAAATTATTAA
- a CDS encoding Ycf34 family protein: MCICINCKWVDRCITYHDVEKNHGVDNICDVPDFKAKKPFIHVSIVKDKNGGYKTDWDVQSCESFTNEFGKWSKCNPGLELPV; encoded by the coding sequence ATGTGCATTTGCATCAACTGTAAATGGGTTGACAGATGTATCACTTATCATGATGTCGAGAAAAATCATGGAGTTGATAATATTTGTGATGTACCTGATTTTAAAGCAAAAAAACCTTTTATTCATGTCAGTATAGTTAAAGATAAGAATGGTGGTTATAAAACTGATTGGGATGTTCAATCTTGTGAAAGTTTTACTAATGAATTTGGTAAATGGTCTAAATGTAATCCAGGTTTAGAATTACCTGTTTAA
- a CDS encoding molecular chaperone, with amino-acid sequence MKHNIKQRLNYPQLVIHSTDNSFGFGYRKNNHLESDELFIKKFDNDLCNNLIIDLNKFISKDNLKKVNKISVSIGPANFNASRLIVVLARTIAQQINCPLNSFSAFEIMAKRIASKNNIFINKQSFWIYKQLKRKGFIAGKYEIYQNKQKNGDLVIREIVLPKVIKELNSKELFFEANYEDDEDLTELLNLSNNNFLNANINSWQQVLPLYPISPIN; translated from the coding sequence ATGAAACATAATATCAAACAAAGACTAAACTACCCTCAATTAGTGATACATAGCACAGACAATTCTTTTGGCTTTGGATATAGAAAAAATAATCATTTAGAATCAGATGAATTATTTATCAAAAAATTCGATAATGACTTATGTAACAACTTGATTATTGATTTGAACAAATTTATTTCTAAAGATAATTTAAAAAAAGTAAACAAGATATCTGTCAGCATAGGGCCAGCAAATTTTAATGCTTCAAGACTTATTGTAGTTTTAGCAAGAACTATTGCACAACAAATAAATTGTCCCTTAAACAGTTTTAGTGCATTTGAAATAATGGCAAAAAGAATAGCCTCAAAAAATAATATTTTTATAAACAAACAATCATTCTGGATTTATAAACAATTAAAACGAAAGGGATTCATTGCAGGTAAATATGAAATTTATCAGAACAAACAAAAGAATGGGGATCTAGTCATTCGAGAAATAGTTTTACCAAAAGTTATTAAAGAATTGAATAGTAAAGAACTTTTTTTTGAGGCTAATTATGAGGATGATGAAGATTTAACAGAATTATTAAATTTATCCAATAACAATTTCTTAAATGCAAATATAAATTCATGGCAACAAGTTTTGCCACTTTACCCTATTTCCCCAATTAACTAA
- a CDS encoding CCA tRNA nucleotidyltransferase has product MKSNNILTDHTLIIDELERSIKFYNWNSILSFLPKGSYLVGGYIRDIILGRLTKEIDVDIVVPLNAIEIGKKISENIESKFIILDKKREVVRIILNHISIDIASQISSTIEGDLSSRDFSINSIAFLFDKKCLFDPFNGLKDLEYSLLRTYSEINLLNDPLRILRCLRFVAELNFDIDLKLVTFIRKNKKKLSLVAKERINYEVQKIVNGKNALEAVILVKKFNIFGSDDFYKNSFFLDLQKINYSELNQHEKEKFLPFFFISQILDELSLEKFKFSRAEISKIKLLRKWHFLLEKKNIDQLNEFDRFLLHQELEMFLPTFIFNLPQNIRLDWLNRWRDKDDKLFHPSNLLNGDVIKKNLRIEDGPILGELLKYLSKELAFKRLNNFDEAIYKAKQWIEQNAPKCD; this is encoded by the coding sequence ATGAAAAGTAATAACATACTCACTGATCATACACTAATAATTGATGAATTAGAAAGAAGTATAAAATTTTATAATTGGAATTCTATCTTATCTTTTTTACCTAAAGGATCATATTTAGTTGGTGGTTACATTAGGGATATTATTTTGGGCAGATTAACTAAAGAGATAGATGTCGATATTGTGGTGCCTTTAAATGCTATTGAAATTGGAAAAAAGATTTCAGAAAATATTGAATCTAAATTTATTATTTTAGATAAGAAAAGAGAAGTAGTAAGAATTATTCTTAATCATATTTCAATTGATATTGCTAGCCAGATTTCCTCCACGATTGAAGGAGATTTGAGTAGTAGGGACTTTTCAATTAATTCAATTGCTTTTTTATTTGATAAGAAGTGTTTGTTTGATCCATTTAATGGCTTAAAAGATTTAGAATATTCATTGCTAAGAACTTATTCAGAAATAAATCTACTAAATGATCCATTAAGAATATTAAGATGTTTGCGATTTGTTGCAGAATTGAATTTTGACATTGATTTGAAATTAGTTACTTTCATAAGAAAAAATAAAAAGAAATTATCTCTTGTTGCCAAAGAGAGGATTAATTATGAAGTGCAAAAAATCGTTAATGGGAAAAATGCCCTTGAGGCTGTAATTTTGGTGAAAAAATTTAATATATTTGGATCTGATGATTTTTATAAAAATTCTTTTTTTTTGGATTTACAGAAAATTAATTATTCAGAACTTAACCAGCATGAAAAGGAAAAATTTCTACCATTTTTTTTTATTAGCCAAATTTTAGATGAGTTATCTCTAGAAAAATTTAAATTTAGTAGAGCTGAAATTTCAAAAATTAAGTTATTGCGAAAATGGCACTTTTTGTTGGAGAAAAAAAATATTGATCAATTAAATGAATTTGATAGATTCCTATTGCATCAAGAATTAGAGATGTTTCTTCCAACTTTTATTTTTAATTTACCTCAGAATATACGATTAGATTGGCTAAATAGATGGCGTGACAAGGATGATAAATTATTTCATCCCTCAAATTTACTTAATGGTGATGTAATCAAAAAGAATTTAAGAATAGAGGATGGGCCTATCTTAGGAGAGCTTTTAAAGTATCTTTCAAAGGAGCTTGCATTTAAAAGGTTGAATAATTTTGATGAAGCTATTTATAAAGCAAAGCAATGGATTGAACAAAATGCGCCAAAATGTGATTAA
- a CDS encoding beta-ketoacyl-ACP synthase III, translated as MEGIKFNQIGISFKGSGSYVPDQILTNQTISQKVDTSDEWIKSRTGISERRISSLGDNVTQMGYEAAITAIEMANWDIKTIDLIVLATSTPHDLFGSAPSIQAKLGASNAVAFDLTAACSGFLFALITASQFLKGGSFKRAIVIGADQLSSFVDWNDRRSCILFGDGAGALAIEATNEFDNFLGFDMRTDGERGSFLNLPSKNNKDSIIDTIDFLSGGFSPIQMNGQEVYKFAVREVPIILEKLFRKINFSSDEVDWLVLHQANQRILDSVGERLKIPREKVLSNLEKYGNTSAATIPLMMDEAIKNNIIKQNDIIATSGFGAGLSWGAALIKWG; from the coding sequence TTGGAAGGAATAAAGTTTAATCAGATTGGTATCTCATTTAAAGGAAGTGGAAGTTATGTACCTGATCAAATACTAACCAATCAAACAATTAGTCAAAAGGTAGATACGAGTGATGAATGGATCAAATCTAGAACTGGTATTTCTGAGAGAAGGATTTCTAGCTTAGGAGATAATGTCACTCAGATGGGTTATGAGGCGGCAATAACTGCGATTGAAATGGCTAATTGGGATATTAAAACTATTGATTTGATTGTCTTAGCTACTTCTACTCCGCATGATTTATTTGGTTCAGCACCATCTATTCAAGCTAAATTGGGGGCCAGTAATGCTGTAGCTTTCGATTTAACGGCGGCATGCAGTGGTTTTTTATTCGCCTTAATAACAGCCTCACAATTTTTAAAAGGGGGAAGTTTTAAAAGGGCTATTGTTATAGGGGCAGATCAATTATCAAGCTTTGTTGATTGGAATGATAGAAGAAGTTGTATTCTTTTTGGAGATGGTGCGGGTGCATTGGCAATTGAAGCCACAAATGAATTTGATAATTTTCTTGGTTTTGATATGAGAACTGATGGGGAGAGGGGTTCTTTTCTTAATCTTCCATCAAAAAATAATAAGGATTCAATAATTGATACCATTGATTTTTTAAGTGGCGGTTTTTCTCCTATTCAAATGAATGGTCAGGAAGTTTATAAATTTGCAGTTAGAGAAGTTCCGATAATTCTTGAAAAGTTGTTTAGAAAAATCAATTTTAGTTCTGATGAAGTTGATTGGCTTGTATTGCATCAAGCTAATCAAAGAATATTGGATTCTGTAGGGGAAAGGTTAAAAATTCCTAGAGAAAAAGTTCTAAGCAATTTAGAAAAATATGGCAATACCTCAGCAGCAACAATTCCACTAATGATGGATGAGGCTATTAAAAATAATATAATAAAACAAAATGATATTATTGCCACAAGTGGTTTTGGCGCTGGGCTAAGTTGGGGTGCAGCCCTCATTAAATGGGGTTAA